In one window of Oncorhynchus gorbuscha isolate QuinsamMale2020 ecotype Even-year linkage group LG23, OgorEven_v1.0, whole genome shotgun sequence DNA:
- the LOC124011458 gene encoding ras-related protein Rab-9A-like isoform X2, with translation MGSSSASQTISPPSQLLHQPFSPGPSPAMTAKSSLLKVILLGDGGVGKSSLMNRYVTNKFDTHLFHTIGVEFLNKELEVDGRTVTLQIWDTAGQERFRSLRTPFYRGSDCCLLTFSMDDNQSFHNLNNWKKEFAYYADVKEPEKFPFVILGNKLDVPERQVLAEDARQWCRDNGGHPYFETSAKDSTNVAAAFEEAVRRVLAQEEGGEHLIPTDTMDLHRKPHSGASCC, from the exons atgg GTAGCAGCAGCGCTTCCCAGACCATCTCCCCCCCTAGCCAGCTACTCCACCAACCCTTCAGCCCAGGCCCAAGCCCAGCCATGACAGCCAAGTCGTCCCTGCTCAAGGTGATCCTCCTGGGGGACGGAGGTGTGGGCAAGTCCTCTCTCATGAACCGCTACGTCACCAACAAGTTTGACACGCATCTCTTCCACACCATTGGCGTGGAGTTCCTAAACAAGGAGCTGGAGGTGGACGGGCGCACCGTGACGCTCCAAATCTGGGACACGGCGGGCCAGGAGCGCTTCCGCTCGCTCCGGACACCTTTCTACCGTGGCTCCGACTGTTGTCTCCTAACCTTCAGCATGGATGACAACCAGAGCTTCCACAATCTCAACAACTGGAAGAAGGAGTTTGCCTACTACGCTGATGTCAAGGAACCTGAGAAGTTCCCATTCGTGATCCTGGGTAATAAGTTGGATGTGCCAGAGAGGCAGGTTTTGGCCGAGGACGCCCGCCAGTGGTGCCGCGACAACGGCGGCCACCCGTACTTTGAGACAAGCGCCAAGGACTCGACCAACGTGGCGGCGGCGTTTGAGGAGGCGGTGAGGAGGGTGCTGGCGCAGGAGGAAGGGGGGGAGCACCTCATCCCGACGGACACAATGGACCTGCACAGGAAGCCACACTCTGGCGCCTCCTGCTGCTGA
- the LOC124011458 gene encoding ras-related protein Rab-9A-like isoform X1, producing MTVIYLSGSSSASQTISPPSQLLHQPFSPGPSPAMTAKSSLLKVILLGDGGVGKSSLMNRYVTNKFDTHLFHTIGVEFLNKELEVDGRTVTLQIWDTAGQERFRSLRTPFYRGSDCCLLTFSMDDNQSFHNLNNWKKEFAYYADVKEPEKFPFVILGNKLDVPERQVLAEDARQWCRDNGGHPYFETSAKDSTNVAAAFEEAVRRVLAQEEGGEHLIPTDTMDLHRKPHSGASCC from the coding sequence ATGACTGTCATCTATTTGTCAGGTAGCAGCAGCGCTTCCCAGACCATCTCCCCCCCTAGCCAGCTACTCCACCAACCCTTCAGCCCAGGCCCAAGCCCAGCCATGACAGCCAAGTCGTCCCTGCTCAAGGTGATCCTCCTGGGGGACGGAGGTGTGGGCAAGTCCTCTCTCATGAACCGCTACGTCACCAACAAGTTTGACACGCATCTCTTCCACACCATTGGCGTGGAGTTCCTAAACAAGGAGCTGGAGGTGGACGGGCGCACCGTGACGCTCCAAATCTGGGACACGGCGGGCCAGGAGCGCTTCCGCTCGCTCCGGACACCTTTCTACCGTGGCTCCGACTGTTGTCTCCTAACCTTCAGCATGGATGACAACCAGAGCTTCCACAATCTCAACAACTGGAAGAAGGAGTTTGCCTACTACGCTGATGTCAAGGAACCTGAGAAGTTCCCATTCGTGATCCTGGGTAATAAGTTGGATGTGCCAGAGAGGCAGGTTTTGGCCGAGGACGCCCGCCAGTGGTGCCGCGACAACGGCGGCCACCCGTACTTTGAGACAAGCGCCAAGGACTCGACCAACGTGGCGGCGGCGTTTGAGGAGGCGGTGAGGAGGGTGCTGGCGCAGGAGGAAGGGGGGGAGCACCTCATCCCGACGGACACAATGGACCTGCACAGGAAGCCACACTCTGGCGCCTCCTGCTGCTGA
- the LOC124011458 gene encoding ras-related protein Rab-9A-like isoform X3, whose protein sequence is MTAKSSLLKVILLGDGGVGKSSLMNRYVTNKFDTHLFHTIGVEFLNKELEVDGRTVTLQIWDTAGQERFRSLRTPFYRGSDCCLLTFSMDDNQSFHNLNNWKKEFAYYADVKEPEKFPFVILGNKLDVPERQVLAEDARQWCRDNGGHPYFETSAKDSTNVAAAFEEAVRRVLAQEEGGEHLIPTDTMDLHRKPHSGASCC, encoded by the coding sequence ATGACAGCCAAGTCGTCCCTGCTCAAGGTGATCCTCCTGGGGGACGGAGGTGTGGGCAAGTCCTCTCTCATGAACCGCTACGTCACCAACAAGTTTGACACGCATCTCTTCCACACCATTGGCGTGGAGTTCCTAAACAAGGAGCTGGAGGTGGACGGGCGCACCGTGACGCTCCAAATCTGGGACACGGCGGGCCAGGAGCGCTTCCGCTCGCTCCGGACACCTTTCTACCGTGGCTCCGACTGTTGTCTCCTAACCTTCAGCATGGATGACAACCAGAGCTTCCACAATCTCAACAACTGGAAGAAGGAGTTTGCCTACTACGCTGATGTCAAGGAACCTGAGAAGTTCCCATTCGTGATCCTGGGTAATAAGTTGGATGTGCCAGAGAGGCAGGTTTTGGCCGAGGACGCCCGCCAGTGGTGCCGCGACAACGGCGGCCACCCGTACTTTGAGACAAGCGCCAAGGACTCGACCAACGTGGCGGCGGCGTTTGAGGAGGCGGTGAGGAGGGTGCTGGCGCAGGAGGAAGGGGGGGAGCACCTCATCCCGACGGACACAATGGACCTGCACAGGAAGCCACACTCTGGCGCCTCCTGCTGCTGA